TCCCCTAAACCCTGGTATCATCGTCTCTtgttttccctttctttttgtttctgagAAGAACTCGGTAGcgtctttgttgttgtctgaGACACAGACTTCAGTGAAGCAGAACTCTGCTATCTTTTCATAGGCCACAGGCTTAAATGATCGTTGATTGCTATACTTTCAGTTTTACAGTAAGTCTACATTTCGGAACATCGATTTCCATTTTCTTCATCACTATAAAAATGTAATAATTATTACTTTAATTGCAGCCTTCCAAAAATGGTCAAATTAAATATGACAGTACCCGGTATTTCTATTGGAGAGATAGACAataagaaggagagagagagaatgggaaagagaaagaaacagaaagagagagagatacacagagagatggagggagagatagagagagcggcAAAgcgaggtgggggggggggagagaaatagaaagagagagaataacagagagagagagagagagagagatctagagagagagctctagagagagagagagagagagagagagagagagagagagagagagagagagagagagagagagagagagagagatgcacagagagatggagggagagagagaaaccgagagagagatggaaagagatagagagagatagatgcaCAGAGAAATGAAAGAAAAGAGAGTGTACTCGCATTCAGTTTATGGGACACGCTAACTGCCTCTTTCTCACGCTGAAGAATTCACGCAGGTGATGATGTTACGGGAGGTTTATTGTTGTATTCCGTGACCATGACGCTGACCCTGGTGAAAACTACAAAAAGTAATTTAGAATACTAGAATAACTAAGATGAAACATCAAAGCACATTCTCATAAACGCATAACTTCAAACATGTTAATCACCTCTTTAAATGGCGAGACGGCGTCAAAGAAAGCACAAATCATTAAAGCATAATTATTACATTGACGTGACGCAGATTCCGGCTTAAgtaataactcataacatttaaaTAACAGAATTAGTAACACTGAATAAACAAAATAGGCAGCGAAATTAAGCGAATCGTCCGAAGTCTCAAATAGTCAAATCCGGTCAGACCATGAATTCGCGCATAAATTATCAAAGTAAACTAGCTTAACCAACGTATATTTCCCTTTCGGCACTATAATTACACTGAGTTAACTGCGAAtttaaaatcaataaaaaatgtcaaaatTACCCTACAAATTAAATACTCATCAAATCAAACTTGAAATTTCATCATCTACAGTTATTATTGCGGACAATTGATTCgctcaaacaaaacaagccgATAATCAGCAGAAAACGCATAAACAACGTCCAAAAATATTCAAGAAAAACGTCTCGACATATGCGGCAAATCCGAGCACAAAGTCAGTTGCAAACGGTGCAATATAATAGGCATATTTCGGTAAACAATAAGGCAATCATAATGCAAACAATCAACAGATAAATCAACATACCTGTACTGCGCATTGTCCCATTAGAGAAACTAACTTCAGACCACAAACTTCACTgaagtgtaaaaaaaagaaaagataggCTTCCTTGAACCTTAAGCCTACTGCCTCTGACGGTTGCCAGTGGAAAAATGACCTTCAATCGCTATTCAGTTCCcgcatacccttttctgaatAGTGCTCAATACAAAAACACAACTGAATTCTTTGGCCAAGCAACACAAGCACGAAATCAGCGCACACTTCGTTACAAAAACTCACGCCGATACCGGTGAAAGAGTGAAGCTTTGGATAACACGACCAACAAGAAGGAATAACAGAGGGGTCAACACACattgaagaaggagagagagaaggaaagaaggaCAGAGGgtaggagggaaagagagagagaggggaaaggagggagagagggaaggagggagagaaagggaaggagaggagaaagagaaaggacatagaaatagagagagagagagagagagagagagagagagagagagagagagatatggaagaaaagaaagaaagataaagagaTAGAAGTTAAAGAGACCTAAAAGagcagaaagaaagtaaagaatgaAGAGCTAGCGAAAAGAACAGTAAAAAGAATGAATAAGGGAAGAACGTAGCAACAAAAAAGGAAACAGTATAAGAGAGAAGAAGCTAGAGCAGGCAAAAAGAGTttgcaaagaagaaagaatAAAGTGCTCAAGACAACAGGCCTCAGAGGGAATGGCCGTGCACTGCCAATCCAAAAGAGGCCTACAGAAGGTGAAGAACGAAAGAAGGGAAGGCACAGAAGAGGGTAAGTACAGAAGAGCTGAAGAAGGAACAGAGGTGGATAAAAGGAAAGAGTAAGAGGAAAAGAAAGGGAATGAgagtgaagaagaaaaggaggagaGTGACGATTCAACAAACACCCAaagattgcattttgaaaacgCACATAAAAATTCTCGCCTATGAAGGCGAGCACACTCCCGGCCGAAGCTGCATGCAGCTTCCAAAACTCTAAACAAGGTAAACTTGAAATAATCATTAGTCACAATAATATCAACAATGAAATAGAAAACTTGAAATTGTTCACCCAGTCTTTAAGGCCAAAAAAGTCAAAGGGTAATCCGCTTTAGACTGGCCTGAGCCAAGAAGCAAACCAGCATTACGCTGTCAACGAGTCTTTCAAAAGTTAAACAGACAATGTCAAAAACAGTAATCGCTGCTACTCAGTGTCTTTCAAGTGGAGTGGGACCAGCTTGTGAATGGGTCGGTCGATGAAAGATGTCTGCACCTTAGGCAAACCTTTGGTCGTCTTCACCGAAGTCGAGACCCGCAGCTGAACCGACCGAATCAAGCCATCACCACCTGGATATGTCTTCTCGACGCGGGCCATTCTCCAGGTGCCTCTCGGAGCTCCATCTTCAATGAGAAGAACAACCATGCCAGGCTGCACAGCGTCCTTCTGGTGAAACCACTTTCGTCTCGGCTGCAGTGTTGGCAGATACTCTTTCTTCCACCTAGTCCAGAATTGTTCTACCAGGTACTGTACTCTCCTCCATCTCTTTCTTGAATACTGATCTTCCTTCTGGAAGGTTCCTGGAGGTGGAAAGATCGGTTCCGGTTTCAGTGTGAGCAGGTGGTTGGGTGTCAGAGGTTCGCAAGAAGTCGGGTCTTCCAGCTGAGTCACGCAGAGAGGCCTGTTATTGACCACACTGGCGACTTCATGGAACAAAGTTGAAAGAGTGTCTGAAGTAAGCCTGCTTCCATGATCCAAGAGCAGTCCGGAGAACACCTGGCGAACAGTTCTGATGAGTCGTTCCCAGACGCCTCCAAAGTGGCTGGCATGAGGAGGATTGAAGATGAAGTTGCAGTTCCGTTCAACCATTTCTTTGACTACCCTGTCTGGGTCCATTTCATGACGAGCTTGTCTAAACTCTCGAGCTGCACCGACGAAGTTGGTTCCCCTGTCACATCGAATAGTCTTGACATTGCCGCGGATTGCAATAAATCTTCGAAGTCCACAGATGAAAGAGTCCGTGGTCATGTCTTCTAAGACTTCCAGATGGACAGCACGTGATGCAAGGCAGGTGAGGATCAGTCCATATCGTTTCGCTTCCTTCCTGCCGTGCCGTACTGTGAAGGGTCCAAAGCAATCCAGGCCAGTGTTGGTGAAGGGAGGTGAAGCTTCTATTCTCTCTGCAGGGAGATCAGCCATTCTCTGCTCCATTGGTCTTCCTCTCAGTCTGGCGCAAGGAACACACCTGTGGATTACAGATGTAACCAGGCGACGTGCACCACAGATCCACAATCCTCTTGACTGTAGGGCTGCTAAAGTAGTCGTACGACCTTGATGTCCAACTTTCTTATGGTGATACCTGGTAAGAAGCAGAGACAAGTGAGACTCGCGTGGCAGTATGAGAGGATGTTTGATCTTGTGGTCTTCCTCAGAACTTGACAGGCGTCCACCAACTCTGAGCAGGCCCTCCTTGTCAGTGTAGGCAGCGAGACGTTTCAACTCTGCATGAGTGGATCGCGATGCAACAGGATAGTAGATCAACTGTACGCTCCTGACGAGCCGCTCAAATGCAGTTTCCCTATCTTCCAGGGGGGTCGCAACCGAATCTCTGCTTGGAGTAGTTGTTTTCTGGATCAGGCGCAGCCAGGTCATGATGCGCATCACCACTTGAATCAGCTTCTCGAGTGTGGAGAATCCTTTGACCAATTCCTCTGCATCATCTCGAGGTTTCGTTGGTGCACACACGAAATGGGATCTCACTTCTCGGTCATTGTCTTCAACAGGCACGTCTGGTGGGTCATACTGAAGATTTTCTTGTCGTAGGAAGTCAGGACCAGAGAACCAACAGGAATTCTTCAAGTCTTGCACGCAAAGACCTCTTGATGCATAGTCAGCAGGGTTCTCTTTCGTTGTCACGTGATGCCACTGATGAGGCTGGCTGAAGTCCTGAATCATTTGCAGGCGGTTTGACACGAACACGTGGAACTTCTTTGTCTGGTTGTAGATGTAGCCGAGGACAACACGAGAGTCAGTCCAAAAATAGTGTTGAGCCTCTAGGTGGCCAAGTTCTTTCTCCAGGAAACGAGCTATCTTCACAGCTAGCACTGCAGCTTGGAGTTCAAGTCGGGGAATGGTAACAGCTCGAATTGGAACAACCTTAGCCTTCGCCATCAACAGTGAGCTGTGAATGTTACCCTCAGCATCCGAGAGCTTGACATAGGAGCATTCGCCATACCCCTTGCTGGATGCATCTGCAAAGTGATGAAACTCGATTCCACTCCAAGGAAGAGGGGCGTTTGTGAAGTAACATCTTGGCACTTGGAGGGAAGACAACGATCGAAGGTCGTGGATCCATTCATTCCATCGAGTCAGGATGGAGGGGGGAAGTTCTTGATCCCAGCTGATTCCCTCTTTGCAGGCTTCTTGAAGAATTTGGCGACCTCTCAAAATGATAGGTGAAACTAGACCCAGGGGGTCAAAGATGGAGGCCACAGTAGACAAGACACCACGCTTTGTTACTTGCGTTGCCTTCGTTTCATGGACAAAGTGTAGTGTGTCAGTCTCCAGATTCCATCGGATTCCTAGAGCTCTTTCAATTGACCTTTTGCTCTGGTCTAGCCCGTCTTCTACGCTGCTGGACTTCACGACCTGAGTGGTAGAAAATGAAGACATGACCCGACTGTCGTTGGAAGCGATTTTATGGAGCCGCAGGTTTCCTTTCACGCAGATTTCTACAGCTCCCTGGAGAAGCTCCACGGCTGTAGATGTGTCAGGTCTGGAGCTCAAACCGTCGTCGACATAGAAGTCGTTTTGAATGAAGTCGGCAGCTTCTGGGCTGATGCTCTGGTTGTCTTTAGCTAATGTCTTCAGCCCAAAATTTGCACAGCCaggggaggacgctgctccaaacaAGTGCACCCTCATTCGGTGGTCAACTGGAGCTGCATTCAAGTCATTGTTCGGCCACCACAGAAATCTCAGGTAGTCTCTGTGTTGAGGGAGGACGTGAAACTGGTGAAACATTCGCTCCACATCACAGGAAAAGGCCACTGGATACCAACGAAATCGGCACAAGACACCCAGTAATGAGTTCAGTTGGTCTGGTCCACAAAGGAGAAAGTCATTGAGTGAAACGTCATTGCATTTGGCTGCACAATCGAAAACCACTCGTATCTTTCCCGGCTTGTTGGGATTGTAGACTCCGTGGTGAGGGATATACCATGTTGGGCTACTGCTGATCTCCGCCTCTGGCACTATTTCAGCATCTCGTCTTTCCACCATTTGGCTCATGAATTCTCCATAGAGTTGAAAATGCTCTGGACTGGAGAGGAACCGACGTTTCAAACTGTAAAGTCTCCGTAGTGCTAAATGCCTGTTTGGAGGAAGTAGGGGTTCTCCATCCTTGAAGGGCAAGGGCATCTGGTAATGTCCCTCACTGTTCAGCTCAATGCCTTCACTGAGAATGTTCATAAACTTTCTGTCTTCTTGAGAGGATGGGGGGTCATCAGGACAAGTAAAGTCTGTTTCCAGTAGCCTGATCAGGTGCTCGTTAGTGCGATCTCTAGTGCGAAAACAGAAGGCAGATTTTCTGGTGGGCGGTCTTGGCTGTTCGAGAGTCTTTGAAGCGAAGGCGTTTGCAGGGGGTCCATCTTGTTCACATGATGCCGCGACCTCTCCAACTAGGCCCCAGCCCAGTCTCGTTCGTTGAGCGTAGGGTTGGCCAGGTTCACCGAAAACTACTTCCAAAGGGCGTAGAGCTTCAGATACATTGACGCCCAATAGAATGGCGATGGGAGCATCCAAGAGAGGGGGGAAACAGTGGGCGATGTGTTCAAGATGAGACATGGAAAGTATAGTGTCTCGCGTGGGAATCTGGCTCCGATCAACACTGATCTCTGGGTGGGAATAGGCTTTCGGAACTTTGAGAGTCTCTTCAGAATCATAGGCTCTCACACGTAGATTGGAGAACGATTTGCATTCCACTGTTTCTGCCTTGGAGGTCATAGTGGTCAGTGTCAAAACAGAGTCCTGTGCTCCCAGGTTAAGCCTGTTCATCACCGAATCGCTAAGGAAAGTCGTGTCACTCATGGTATCGAGCATGGCGTAGACGAGTATTTCCTTGCTTGGGTCCAGTCCAGACGAGACATATACTGGCATATAGAGGGAGTAAAGTCTTGTGGTGATGTGGTGATCGACGGCATAACTCTTCTTGACTTCATCAAAGAGGCATTCTCCACATTTGGTAGTGCCAACAAACTTCATATCAGTTTCCTCGTCAATCAAAGAGACTTGGTGAGTGGCTTTGTGCGTGGGATTGAAATCCGGGTCGTGCATTATTGTAACATGCTTCATTTTGCAAGTGTCACAGGAAACCTTAGCAAAACACCCTTTGGCAGCATGGAAGCCTCTCAAACACTTGAAACAAAGCTTTCGTTTGATCGCAAACTCCTTTCGTTCTGCGTAGGGTTTTTCTGCCAACTTCTTGCAATCTGGGGTAAAGTGTTTATCATTACAATAAAGACAACCTCTTTGTGCAGGAAACGTATTTGTTGCTGGGTCCTTTACAGTGTCTTCTCCCGGCTTGTTCTCCTGTTCCGGTTTGTCCACTTCGCTGATTGTTGTGTAGGTCTGCTTGCCCTTGGCCTTGGTAGACTGTGACTGGTCAGCACCTCGTTTTCTACCTTTATTGTGAAGATCTGCTTCGTGAAGAGCTTCACATTTGCTATCCAGAAACTTGACAAAGGTGGCAAAACTTGGATATCTGCCACAGGAGAGCTTGCTATCAGCAACACGTTGCCCCCATGACAATGCTAGTGAGTCTGGAAGCTTGTGGGCTAGACGCTTGATTTGTGCAGGGTCTTCTAGGATACTAAGTCCAGTTATCTTCTTTGCCATCACACAGCACTGTCTGAGAAAGTCTACGTAGTTTCTGAGGGAGACTGTATCCTTATCCTTCACTTCTGGCCATGCCTCCAGTCTTTCTTTCAATGCCTCGGCAATGGTGTAGTCTTCTCCAAAACGCCCTTTCAATATTTTTAAGGCACTATTGTAGGACTCTTCTCCGAGGTCATAGTAGAGATCACCAACGGCAACTTTGGCTGGACCTTCGATGAATTCTCGAAGCATCAGCATTTTATCTTCTGGTCCAACTGCACTGTTCCTCACCATGTGCTGAAAGGCTGCAAACCATGATGGATACTCTAAGGGGTCCCCTCTGAACACTGGTGGCTTTGGAACGGGAAGCCTGCTAATTGTGAGAGCATCTGCGATTGACTTTGCGAGGTTGACGTAGGTGGTTGGAACGGCATCTTCTTGGGGATAAATGCAATGTCTCTGTTCATGCAAGCTATCCGTGTTAGTCTGAGCGGAGAAAGCAGGATACCTTGAGGTGAAGGGTGGCGCGCTGGCATTCAGTGAATGTTCGCTCTGTATGGGCAGTCCTTGACCTGCTTGGGGTTGTCCTTGTGAGGAATGTGGCCACTGACTCAGATCAGACTTGAAGTTGACTTGTGTGTTCATAGGAGTGTCTCGACGCAGGCCGTTGGAGTTATGAAAAGTTGCTGGAACTCTAGTATGATCTTTATGCACCTGGTCGAACCTTGGGTCGGTGTTCCTTGGAATATGATGAAACATGTTACTCAAATTAGCATCTGTCCCAAGGTTGTCACTCATGCTTGGTTGGGCATAATTCGTCTGTGAGGCTGTTCCTTTATGAGGCCTTGTAGTGGGATTTACCCTGTCTGTTATGCCTTGGTTTTCAGTGCGAGATAAGAACAGTTCATTGATGGGATCACACCGGGGCAAGGAGTTTAGGAGGGAGTTTGCTTCATCCTTTGGGGCTGCTGGATTGAGAGCGTCTTCTACGGCATTGGCTACGTTCAATTCCATTTGTAGTCTTGCTCTGTCTTCTTCCAGCTTTACTTGAATCATTTGGTTTTCAAGCTCCTGAAAGCGCCTCGCCTCCTCCATTTCCCGCTGAGCTTCTTCTTGCTTTATCTTCTGTAAGCGTTCAGTTTCCTCCATTTCCCGTCGGAAATCTTCTAGTCTGATCTTCTGTAAGCGTTCAGTCTCCTCCATTCCTCGTTGAACCTCTTCCAGCTTGATCGTTCTCTTCTGTAGCTCCATTTGATGTCTCAGTTCAGCCTCTCTTCGTTGGGTTTCTTGAAGTTTTTCCATCATTTGGCACTTGGCTTGAAGAGCGGCTGCTTCTGATCGCGCAAGACGTCTACGAGAAGAAGTTGAAGAATGGGTCCCAGAAGAGTGCTTAGAGCTGGAGGAAATGGAAGAATTTCCTGGGTTTGTTTTAGTCTTTCTAGATTCATTTTCCTTACGCTTCAGATCTGTAACGTCATTTTGTTTAGTCTGGGTGAGCTGAACATCTGGGAGTTCTAGAGTAATTTGGGCTAATTGTTTAACTAGATTGTCAGAGATATCAAAAAGTTCAAAACAAGAGTCTTCGTATGGGGTAGACAGTTTCAGATATCTGACGGCTACAAGGCGTTCCTTTAGAGCTCGACATTGTTTCAACAGTATGGTATGTAGCTCGCGGGCCTTTTGTGGGCTTATTGAGCTACCAGCTTGTAGATTCTCCTGTATCTGGCCTACCAATTTCCCTACTTCTCGTATGTTTTCTTCTAAGTCTTTGGTCCGTGTGGGTCCAAGAGTCTTAACTGCGTCTGAGCTTGGACCTAATTGGCGGTGAGGTCTGGTGTCTGATGGTGATACATTAGATGCCTCTACTGGTCTGTCGGAGGTCTGGTTGGTGGATCTCGTCATATGGTGCTCTTCGTCTTGAGAAGTCTGTTTTGAAGCCTGGCTGTCTAGAGTGAAGGTTTCCTTAACTGTAGTTTCAGCTGAGGGCAGTGAAAGATGAATGTCGCTAAGATaagttatctctttggcgtgtgATTCTTGCAGGGGCTGACTGGCATCTTGATCTTGGTCGGCCATGGTGGGTGAGCTGCTTATGTCCTTTGATAAGAGGCGGAGAGATGACTAGGCGTAAACGTTGATGAGTCTTCTCTCGGCGCATAGTTTTCACTGTACTCGCATTCAGTTTATGGGACACGCTAACTGCCTCTTTCTCACGCTGAAGAATTCACGCAGGTGATGATGTTACGGGAGGTTTATTGTTGTATTCCGTGACCATGACGCTGACCCTGGTGAAAACTACAAAAAGTAATTTAGAATACTAGAATAACTAAGATGAAACATCAAAGCACATTCTCATAAACGCATAACTTCAAACATGTTAATCACCTCTTTAAATGGCGAGACGGCGTCAAAGAAAGCACAAATCATTAAAGCATAATTATTACATTGACGTGACGCAGATTCCGGCTTAAgtaataactcataacatttaaaTAACAGAATTAGTAACACTGAATAAACAAAATAGGCAGCGAAATTAAGCGAATCGTCCGAAGTCTCAAATAGTCAAATCCGGTCAGACCATGAATTCGCGCATAAATTATCAAAGTAAACTAGCTTAACCAACGTATATTTCCCTTTCGGCACTATAATTAC
This DNA window, taken from Littorina saxatilis isolate snail1 unplaced genomic scaffold, US_GU_Lsax_2.0 scaffold_2174, whole genome shotgun sequence, encodes the following:
- the LOC138955892 gene encoding uncharacterized protein — its product is MADQDQDASQPLQESHAKEITYLSDIHLSLPSAETTVKETFTLDSQASKQTSQDEEHHMTRSTNQTSDRPVEASNVSPSDTRPHRQLGPSSDAVKTLGPTRTKDLEENIREVGKLVGQIQENLQAEAAALQAKCQMMEKLQETQRREAELRHQMELQKRTIKLEEVQRGMEETERLQKIRLEDFRREMEETERLQKIKQEEAQREMEEARRFQELENQMIQVKLEEDRARLQMELNVANAVEDALNPAAPKDEANSLLNSLPRCDPINELFLSRTENQGITDRVNPTTRPHKGTASQTNYAQPSMSDNLGTDANLSNMFHHIPRNTDPRFDQVHKDHTRVPATFHNSNGLRRDTPMNTQVNFKSDLSQWPHSSQGQPQAGQGLPIQSEHSLNASAPPFTSRYPAFSAQTNTDSLHEQRHCIYPQEDAVPTTYVNLAKSIADALTISRLPVPKPPVFRGDPLEYPSWFAAFQHMVRNSAVGPEDKMLMLREFIEGPAKVAVGDLYYDLGEESYNSALKILKGRFGEDYTIAEALKERLEAWPEVKDKDTVSLRNYVDFLRQCCVMAKKITGLSILEDPAQIKRLAHKLPDSLALSWGQRVADSKLSCGRYPSFATFVKFLDSKCEALHEADLHNKGRKRGADQSQSTKAKGKQTYTTISEVDKPEQENKPGEDTVKDPATNTFPAQRVYVSSGLDPSKEILVYAMLDTMSDTTFLSDSVMNRLNLGAQDSVLTLTTMTSKAETVECKSFSNLRVRAYDSEETLKVPKAYSHPEISVDRSQIPTRDTILSMSHLEHIAHCFPPLLDAPIAILLGVNVSEALRPLEVVFGEPGQPYAQRTRLGWGLVGEVAASCEQDGPPANAFASKTLEQPRPPTRKSAFCFRTRDRTNEHLIRLLETDFTCPDDPPSSQEDRKFMNILSEGIELNSEGHYQMPLPFKDGEPLLPPNRHLALRRLYSLKRRFLSSPEHFQLYGEFMSQMVERRDAEIVPEAEISSSPTWYIPHHGVYNPNKPGKIRVVFDCAAKCNDVSLNDFLLCGPDQLNSLLGVLCRFRWYPVAFSCDVERMFHQFHVLPQHRDYLRFLWWPNNDLNAAPVDHRMRVHLFGAASSPGCANFGLKTLAKDNQSISPEAADFIQNDFYVDDGLSSRPDTSTAVELLQGAVEICVKGNLRLHKIASNDSRVMSSFSTTQVVKSSSVEDGLDQSKRSIERALGIRWNLETDTLHFVHETKATQVTKRGVLSTVASIFDPLGLVSPIILRGRQILQEACKEGISWDQELPPSILTRWNEWIHDLRSLSSLQVPRCYFTNAPLPWSGIEFHHFADASSKGYGECSYVKLSDAEGNIHSSLLMAKAKVVPIRAVTIPRLELQAAVLAVKIARFLEKELGHLEAQHYFWTDSRVVLGYIYNQTKKFHVFVSNRLQMIQDFSQPHQWHHVTTKENPADYASRGLCVQDLKNSCWFSGPDFLRQENLQYDPPDVPVEDNDREVRSHFVCAPTKPRDDAEELVKGFSTLEKLIQVVMRIMTWLRLIQKTTTPSRDSVATPLEDRETAFERLVRSVQLIYYPVASRSTHAELKRLAAYTDKEGLLRVGGRLSSSEEDHKIKHPLILPRESHLSLLLTRYHHKKVGHQGRTTTLAALQSRGLWICGARRLVTSVIHRCVPCARLRGRPMEQRMADLPAERIEASPPFTNTGLDCFGPFTVRHGRKEAKRYGLILTCLASRAVHLEVLEDMTTDSFICGLRRFIAIRGNVKTIRCDRGTNFVGAAREFRQARHEMDPDRVVKEMVERNCNFIFNPPHASHFGGVWERLIRTVRQVFSGLLLDHGSRLTSDTLSTLFHEVASVVNNRPLCVTQLEDPTSCEPLTPNHLLTLKPEPIFPPPGTFQKEDQYSRKRWRRVQYLVEQFWTRWKKEYLPTLQPRRKWFHQKDAVQPGMVVLLIEDGAPRGTWRMARVEKTYPGGDGLIRSVQLRVSTSVKTTKGLPKVQTSFIDRPIHKLVPLHLKDTE